From Nicotiana tabacum cultivar K326 chromosome 20, ASM71507v2, whole genome shotgun sequence, one genomic window encodes:
- the LOC142174211 gene encoding uncharacterized protein LOC142174211, producing MAEDSELWDVICDGPYVPTKNVGDLPLTVQKTRKEYTDADRKAMEKTFCAKKILVCGIRPDEYNRISACHSAKKIWEALQTAHKGNTQVEQSKIDMLTTEYELCRMKDDESIKDMHTRFTSIINELHSLGEVIPGNKLVRKILNILPSSWESKVNAITEANDLQKLTIDELAS from the coding sequence atggctgaagattctgAGTTGTGGGATGTTATATGTGATGGTCCTTATGTCCCAACAAAGAATGTCGGAGATCTTCCATTGACGGTGCAAAAGACCAGGAAAGAATACACCGATGCAGATAGAAAAGCTATGGAGAAAACTTTTTGTGCCAAGAAAATTTTGGTGTGTGGCATAAGACCTGATGAATACAATAGGATCTCAGCTTGTCATTCCGCCAAGAAGATATGGGAAGCTTTGCAAACAGCACATAAGGGAAACACTCAAGTAGAGCAATCTAAGATCGATATGCTTACCACTGAGTATGAGCTCTGTAGGATGAAAGACGATGAATCTATTAAAGACATGCATAcaagattcacttccatcataaatgagttacactcacttgGTGAAGTCATTCCCGGGAACAAGCTCGTGAGGAAAATTCTTAATATCCTGCCTAGTTCATGGGAGAGTAAAGTGAATGCTATTACTGAAGCAAATGACTTACAGAAGCTGACCATAGACGAGCTAGCTAGTTAG